From bacterium, a single genomic window includes:
- a CDS encoding HAD family hydrolase, whose amino-acid sequence MAYKMLYIWVEGDDEVIFFNRIIKPRFEEKYDYVELIPYAQMKDEEKKGYLKSIKGKNADYIYVADINNAPCATDKKQKIKKEINQERIIVVIKEIESWYLAGLNDATAKNLKIHLEKTTDNITKEQFNNLIPKKFDSRIDFMLEILKRFSINIARKKNKSFNYFIEKYIGNKVVFLDRDGVINKKIIGDYVKCWKEFEFLPGVKEAIKLLNQAQFKVIVVTNQACIGKGIITEEQLHQIHHQMLNELKDYGSSIDAIYYCPHLSEDNCNCRKPKHGMLELADRDFQIDFKNSWLIGDEDKDIEAGKMAGCKTCYVIREKGLLQIVKEIIGERS is encoded by the coding sequence ATGGCGTATAAAATGCTATACATCTGGGTTGAAGGCGATGATGAGGTAATATTCTTTAATAGAATAATAAAGCCAAGATTTGAGGAAAAGTATGACTATGTAGAATTAATACCATATGCACAGATGAAAGATGAAGAGAAAAAAGGATACCTCAAAAGTATCAAAGGGAAAAATGCTGATTATATTTATGTAGCCGATATTAACAACGCACCTTGTGCAACAGATAAAAAACAAAAGATAAAAAAAGAAATCAATCAAGAAAGAATAATAGTGGTTATAAAGGAAATAGAGAGTTGGTATCTGGCTGGATTGAATGATGCTACCGCTAAAAACTTAAAAATTCATCTTGAAAAAACTACTGATAACATTACTAAAGAACAATTTAATAACTTAATCCCTAAAAAGTTTGATTCTCGAATAGATTTTATGTTGGAAATTTTGAAGAGATTTTCCATAAACATAGCCAGAAAAAAGAATAAGTCATTTAACTATTTTATCGAAAAATACATAGGTAATAAAGTGGTTTTTTTAGACCGCGATGGGGTGATAAATAAAAAGATAATTGGCGATTATGTAAAATGCTGGAAGGAATTTGAATTTCTGCCCGGTGTTAAAGAAGCCATAAAATTGCTCAATCAAGCCCAATTTAAAGTAATTGTTGTGACCAACCAGGCGTGTATTGGTAAAGGAATAATTACAGAAGAACAACTCCATCAAATTCACCACCAGATGCTCAATGAACTAAAAGATTATGGCTCTTCTATAGACGCAATTTATTACTGCCCACATCTTAGTGAGGATAATTGTAATTGTAGAAAACCCAAACATGGAATGTTAGAGTTGGCAGATAGAGACTTTCAGATAGATTTTAAAAACTCATGGTTGATTGGGGATGAAGATAAAGATATAGAAGCAGGCAAAATGGCAGGTTGTAAAACTTGCTATGTAATTCGTGAGAAAGGATTACTTCAAATCGTAAAAGAGATTATAGGAGAGAGAAGTTAA